A window of the Lolium perenne isolate Kyuss_39 chromosome 7, Kyuss_2.0, whole genome shotgun sequence genome harbors these coding sequences:
- the LOC127312633 gene encoding type 2 DNA topoisomerase 6 subunit B-like yields MPSPSSSSSPHRKLLHSLIYWAVQRCRMSESPCRLTVSLKSPSDPAASSPLRVSVSDTGVGSKLEEFLELDALARETPVEKWDGTLLITTTGINDKAIYHYQFNLQEETSSSARFSKLATTYKNSANFSGTEVCICLSNEADLDEFILWLTGFVRKIFVLRAADLAIELAVEQTGTTGSRNVCLPHDSDDAYLSIATPNIERLVSGLKDYALSHGNTCEKCDACCLNRDRLKVGTGSAKIVDRRRDKGLLVEVVIMIAHTVTDLTCWMVNCSSSQVLHFEDFIPCTISQSSFNVLMSMDWQSYGFKLKGGFMDDEGNAVLQWDNLTFSRVDIAIHTYHGVVQEWQRSEPDKYLVRKALKSALCRLKEDHAGDFLSCHGKKICEYVPDLAESIAGLISSSNDQEFQDECFTLLGLGSDHDISEGAVRSCISDKMARIIEMNDTKENVVESTPYLFECEKLDEDSEQLDEEDGDDDMVSDY; encoded by the exons ATGCCGtccccctcttcctcctcctctccccACCGGAAGCTTCTCCATTCT CTGATCTACTGGGCGGTGCAGCGGTGCCGGATGTCGGAGTCTCCGTGCCGGCTCACGGTCTCCCTCAAGAGCCCCTCGGACCCCGCCGCCTCCTCGCCCCTGCGCGTCTCCG TTTCCGACACTGGAGTTGGGAGCAAGCTGGAGGAGTTCCTGGAGCTAGATGCCCTGGCGCGTGAGACCCCCGTGGAGAAATGGG ATGGCACCCTCTTGATCACAACTACTG GAATCAATGACAAAGCTATTTATCATTATCAATTCAATCTTCAAGAAGAAACATCTTCAAGTGCAAGATTCAGCAAGCTGGCGACCACATACAAGAATAGTGCAAATTTCAG TGGAACTGAAGTATGCATTTGTCTTTCAAATGAAGCTGACCTTGATGAATTCATATTATGGCTGACTGGCTTTGTACGTAAG ATATTTGTGCTAAGAGCAGCT GACTTAGCAATTGAGCTAGCCGTGGAGCAAACAGGAACTACTGGATCAAGAAATGTTTGTCTGCCACATGATTCTGATGATGCCTATCTATCTATTGCCACACCAAATATTGAGCGGCTAGTTTCTGGCCTTAAAGATTACGCCCTCTCACATGGAAACACTTGTGAAAAGTGTGATGCATGCTGTCTGAATAG AGATCGTCTGAAGGTTGGAACTGGATCAGCCAAgattgtagacagaagaagagatAAAGGGTTACTTGTCGAAGTTGTCATAATGATTGCACATACAGTAACTGATTTGACTTGTTGGATGGTTAACTGTTCATCCTCTCAG GTTTTGCATTTTGAAGACTTCATACCCTGTACCATATCACAGTCATCCTTCAATGTTCTCATGAGCATGGACTGGCAAAGCTACGGTTTCAAGCTAAAAGGAGGTTTCATGGATGATGAAGGAAATGCTGTGCTTCAGTGGGATAACCTTACATTTTCTCGTGTTGATATTGCCATTCACACTTACCATGGAGT AGTGCAAGAATGGCAGAGATCTGAACCAGATAAATATCTTGTGAGGAAGGCACTTAAGTCTGCATTGTGTCGCTTGAAAGAAGATCATGCAGGAGACTTTCTCAGTTGTCATGGAAAGAAA ATCTGCGAATATGTTCCCGACCTTGCAGAATCGATCGCTGGTCTAATCTCGTCATCCAATGACCAAGAGTTCCAAGATGAATGCTTCACGCTTCTCGGCCTGGGCTCCGACCACGACATCTCTGAAGGGGCGGTCAGATCCTGCATCAGCGACAAGATGGCCCGTATCATCGAGATGAACGACACCAAGGAGAATGTTGTGGAGAGCACGCCTTATCTGTTCGAGTgcgagaagttggatgaagaTAGCGAACAGCTGGATGAGGaagatggagatgatgatatggTTTCCGATTACTAG